ACAGAGAGTAGTGAGTGCTTGGCGACGATATGGGAGAGGGTCGTTCGGGCCAGGCAAGGGAGGTGGGTCACTGGGTTCGACTCGCTCGAGGCCAGTTTGAAGCCACTCTCGAGAGACCAGTACAGCGAGTCACGAGTTGGGTGGTCACTCTCTGAGCAAGAGATGTGCCACCAGTGACTCGGAAGCGAGCACGGCTGTAGAATAGCCGGAGGGCAGTACTCCGTGCTGAACGCGACGTGCTATTGTTATCGACCCGCGGTGCCGGACGTGAGCTGCAGGTCCGGTCGACGCGAGACGTGCTGTGCAATCGAGAGCGCAAGGATGACGAGACACAACGCCAGTCCAATTACGGGGGCAGCGGCAGCCGTTACCGGACCAACGGCAAGCCAGGCAACAGCGAAGAAAACGACACCAGCGACCGTCGCGGCGGCGTACAGCCGATACCAGGCGCGATCGGAGCCGAGGTGGCGGTCGAGATAGGGCTCGAACACGTCATCACTCGGCAGTAACTCGATGCGGTGGCCATCGGGATCCCAGTTAACGATCCCGTGGTCCTCGAGCATTGGCAGGTGGGTCTGATACAACGAGATATAGACCCGCCGGCGCTGCGTGCGGGTGACCTCGTCGGGTTCGGTGTCGTTCTCCCAGGCGGCTACCTGTTCGACGAGCGGTGCCAGATCACAGCCGCCGCCACACTGTTTCAGGTATTGGACTGCCCGTCGCCGTCGAGCGTTACTGAACACATCGAATAACTCGGCTTGTGTCAATTCGTGTTCAGACATGAGTGCCCTCGCGCTCCCGAATCGAATATCGTTCGGGGATGATCGGATACCTCACAGTAGCGAGTCCCAGACGCTGACCCTTTACTATCGCTCGGCTACCGTTTCGAAATCGAATTGTACCGGTTGGCGTTCGTGACAAACGTCCAAACCGACGTTTGAGCGCTCGTGAGAGTTTCCTGGTCGCTCGAGAACAAGACCAAAGCCACACAATGCATTGATCTGGTGAGCCGATCGGGTATTCAGCAAGCGACCGGACACAAGCTGTAGTTCTGGGCTACGGATCCGTCAGGGCAGGGATAACAAAACCTCGTTACCCGGTGTATCAGCATGATTCCCAAGCGGATCGAGTATCCGATGACACAGCACTACCTACGACAACGAATACACGGCCAACGACGGACCACAGGCCCTCCAGCACCGCTCACCGCTCGCTCGAGCGAGCGGGCACGCGTGAGGACTGTACGTGATGGCTCCGATCGAGAGGTGTCACGCGATGAGTGAAGCAATCCCCAGTCAAGTCGTTCGCGGCGACGGCTGTACGATCGACGATGAGGCAACCGTTGGCTACGGTGAGTTCGATGAGCCAACGACGCTCGGCGACGACGCGACGGTTCGAGCTGGCGCAATCGTCTACGGCAACGTCACGATCGGCGACGGGTTCATGACCGGCCACGATGTGCTGGTCCGTGAGAACACGACGATTGGCGACGATGTTCTCGTCGGGACGAAGACCGTCATCGACGGCGAGACGACCATCGGCTCGGATGTGAGCCTACAGACGAACGTCTACATCCCGACGAACACCACGATCGGCGACAACGTCTTCATTGGTCCCAGCGCTGCCCTGACCAACGACGAGTACCCGGTCCGAACGGACACTGGACTCGAGGGGCCGACAATCGAAGACGGCGCATCAATCGGTGCGAACGCGACGCTGCTGCCCGGTGTGACGATTGGCGAGAACGCCTTCGTCGCAGCCGGGTCGGTCGTCACCGACGACGTTCCAGCGAACAGTCTTGCGGTCGGAACGCCAGCGACGATCCAGGACCTCCCCGAACCGCTCGAGGGACCGAACGAAATCGCGTGATAGCATGAGTGAGACGAACGTCGATACCGAGACTGAGTCGGAACACGCTAAGAGCATCGACGCGGAACCAACGGAGCCGACAGCACCGAGCGAGGAGACCGACGGCTCGGTCTCGATTGCAGACCCGGACGTCAGTGACGCAGTTGCCGACCGCGTCCAGTCTGTGATCGAAGGCGGTGGGCTCGCAGACGGTCCGGAAGTCCGTGCCTTCGAAGACGAGTTTGCAGCCTACTGCGTCGCCGAGCAGGCTGTCGCGACCTCGAACGGAACGACCGCGCTGCACGCCGCACTCGAGGCGTTCGGCGTTGGCAAGGGCGACGCAGTACTGACGTCTCCGTTCTCGTTCGTCGCGAGTGCGAACGCGATTCGACTCGCCGGCGCGACACCCGTTTTTGCGGATATCGACCCCGAGACGTACACGCTCGATCCCGACGCTGTCGAGGCAGTCCTCGAGCGCCGATCTGACGTCGTCGGCTTACTGCCGGTGCATCTGTACGGACTAGCAGCGAACATGCCTGCCCTGAACGCGCTCGCAGACGACCACGACTTGTTCGTCCTCGAGGACGCCTGTCAGGCCCATGGCGCACAGATCAACGGCGAGCGCGTCGGCTCGATTGGCGATGCGGCGTGCTTCTCGTTCTACCCGACGAAGAATATGACGACCGGCGAGGGCGGTGTCGTCACGACGGATAACGAGGATGTCGCCCAGCGAACCCAACAGTTCGTCAATCATGGGCGCGGCCAGAGCGGCACCGGCGGCTACGATCACATCGACCTCGGGCACAACTTCCGGATGACAAGCATTGCGGGCGCAATCGGCTCCGGCCAACTCGAGCGCCTACCAGATTTCAATGAGGCTCGCCGCAAGACGGCCGCTTACTACGACGAGCAGTTCGCAGAGTTGCCACTCGAGACGCCGACGGAACCCCGTGGCTACCGACACGTCTATCATCAGTACACGGTCCGCACCGACAGTCCTGCCGAACGAGACGCGCTTGCGGAGACGCTCGAGGCACACGACGTCGATTCGGCGGTGTACTACGATACGCCGATTCACCGACAGCCAGCCTACGAGTCGGTGAGTACGGCTGCTGCGTCGTTCCCCGAAGCCGAGCGAGCAGCTGAGACCGTCCTGTCCCTGCCAGTCCATCCCGGATTGTCCGACGCTGAGCGACGAACCGTTGTCGAAGCAGTTACCAAACATTACACCTCCCAATGAGCACGGAACACACGCTCTCTACAGCACGAACCACCGCAGGCGTCATCGGCGTTGGCGCGATGGGCGCCAACCACGCACGCGTGTATAGTGAGTTACCGAACGTCGAATTAGCCGGCGTCACCGACCACGACGCCGACATTGCCAGGCAGGTCGCAGACGAGTACGGCACTGACGCGCTCACGCTCGAGGAACTACTCGAGCGCTGTGACGTCGTGAGCGTCGCCGTTCCGACGCATGTCCACTACGATCTGGTGACGACCTGTCTCGAGGCGGACGTCAACGTCTTAGTCGAGAAGCCAATCGCAGAGACAGTCGAAGAAGGGCGACGCATGGCTGCCCTGGCAGAAGAACGCGGATTGGTCCTCCAGGTTGGCCACATCGAGCGATTCAACCCGGCCGTCCAGACGATCGCCGAACTGATCGACGAACTCGACGTCATCAGTCTCGAGGCCGAACGGCTCGGCCCGCCAATCGACCGGACTGCACCCGGCAACGTCATCTTCGATCTGATGGTCCACGACGTGGATATCGTCGGCTCGATCCTCGATTCAACGCCGAACTCGATCACCGCGATGGGGACCGAAGACGGCCGCTATGCGACCGCGACGATGGAGTACAACGACGTGGTCGCCTCGCTGACCGCCAGTCGCGTCACCCAGAAGAAGGTCCGCAAACTGAACGTCACCGCACGCGAGTGTTTCGTCGAGGTGGACTACCTCGAGCAGTCGGTCCTGATTCATCGCGACTCCTATCCGGAGTACGTTAACGACGAAGGTCAGAAACGGTATCGCCACGAGAGCGTCGTCGAACGCCCGCGTATCGACAACGGCGAACCGCTGCGCCACGAGTTAGCGTCGTTCGTCGAGAGCGTCCGAGCAAACGACAAACCGGAGGTCACTCCGCAAGACGGCATTGAGGCGCTTCAGGCGGTCCAGACGATCGATCAACTGGTCGAAGACAGACAGGGCCAGAAACCCGCCACCGTGCTATCCGAAGGCGACCATGACTCCGATGAGCGAGAGGTGGAAGCACCATGACGGCAGCTAAGGACGCCGCTCCGGACGTGCCCGCCCTCTACGACTCGAGCGTCGACGAATCGAACCAGCACGACCTGCTTACCAGCGGCGAGATTCCCGTCGCCGTCTACGGGCTGGGCAAAATGGGGCTCCCGCTTGCAGGCGTCTACGCCGAGACGACGGGCAACGTCACGGGTGTCGACGTTGATCCGAGCGTCGTCGAGACGATCAATGGCGGCGAGAGCCACGTCATCGGCGAACCCGGACTCGACAACCTCGTCTCCGAACAGGTCGACGCCGGCCGACTCGAGGCGACGACAGACGGCGCAGCGGCAGCCGCCAACGCGCGCATCCACGTTATCATCGTGCCGACGCTGATCGATGAGGACAGTCAGCCGAACCTCGCAACCGTCGAATCCGTCGCCGACGATATCGCAGCCGGTCTGTCGCCGGGCGATCTGGTCCTCGCCGAGTCGACGCTGCCGCCAACCTCCTGTCGCGACGTAATCAAGCCCCACCTCGAGCAAGAAAGCGGGCTCTCGGGCGACGAGTTCGGGCTTGCCTTTTGTCCCGAGCGCACCTCGAGTGGCCGCGCGTTAGAAGATATTCGGGGCGCGTATCCGAAGGTCGTCGGCGGCGTCGACGACGAGAGTACCCGCGCGGCGAGCGTCGTTTACGACGAAATTTCGGACAACGAGGTCCACCCGGTCTCGGACGCGACAACCGCGGAGTCGGTCAAAGTTTTCGAAGGCGTTTACCGCGACGTAAACATCGGCCTGGCGAACGAACTCGGCCGGCTCGCAGACGAACTCGGCATCTCGGTCCGCGAGGCAATCGAGACCGCAAACGACCTCCCGATGTGCCAGCTCCACGAGCCCGGACCCGGTGTCGGCGGCCACTGCATCCCCTACTATCCGCACTTCCTGCTCTCGCAAAACGAGGAGCCACTCGACGTGACCCGAACCGCTCGAGCGGTCAACGATGGGATGCCGTCGGTCGTCGTCGACCGCCTCGAGCAGGAACTCGCCGCGACCGGCACGGATCTCGCAGACGCGACGGTTGCTGTCCTCGGGATTACGTACCGGCCTGGCGTCGAAGAAACGCGCGCCTCGCCTGCGCTTGGCGTTATCGAGGACCTGAACGACCGGGGTGCGGACGTTCTCGGTGTCGACCCGCTCGTCGACCCTGCAGCGTACGGTGCCCGCCCGCTCGAGGTTACAGACCTTGCGAGTGCAGCCGAGACGCTCGATGCGGCTGTCCTCGTTACTCCACAGACAGAGTTCGAGCAGATCGAGTGGGCAGACCTCGAGCCGATGGTCGTCGTGGACGGTCGCGACGCGCTCGACCTCGCAGCAACGCACCACCGGGTCTACACGCTCGCTGGGAGCAGTGATGGACGGCCGCCGCGTCCAGAGTCGGTCAACGGCGAGCGCACCGGACTCGAGGCGGGAGCACGTACCGAACCCGAGACCGAGGCGGAACCCGGCACAACCCGAACAGACGGTGGATTCGATGTATAACGACAAGACAATCGGCGTCGTCGTAACGGCGTACAACGAGGAGGCGTTCGTCGGGAACGTTATCGAGACGGTTCCGGCGTACGTCGACCGAATTTACGCTGTTGATGACGCCTCACCCGACGGAAGCTGGAGCGTTATTCAGCGCGTGGCGGATCAGCTCAACGAGGAGGCGACTCCCGAACCGGCGGTTGCACTCACCGATGGTGGCGACGATCGGCGCGTTGTGCCAATCCAACACGACGAAAACCGTGGGTACGGTGCGGCGGTCAAAACCGGCTACAAGCGCGCCGCCGAGGACGGAATCGACGTCGTCGCCGTCCTGAACGGAGACGGCCAGATGGACCCCGAAATCATGGATCGGATCATCGACCCCGTCGTCACCGGCGAGGCCGACTACGCGAAGGGCAACCGACTCCTCACTGCCGATGATCGCGACGGGATGTCCTCGTTCCGGCTGTTCGGCAACGCCATGCTGACCGGCCTCTCGAAGTTCGCCTCGGGCTACTGGACCGTCGGCGACCCACAGAACGGCTACACAGCCATCTCGAGTGAGACCATCGAGGAACTCGACCTCGAGTCGATCACTGACCAGTACGGCTTCCTCAATCACATCCTGACTCACCTCAACGTCAACGAACGCCGGGTGGCCGACGTGTCGATGTCGGCGGTCTACGGTGACGAGGAATCGAGCATTAAGTACACGTCGTTCATCCGCTACGTCTCCATGCTGTTGTTGCGGAGTTTCTGCTGGCGGCTCAACCGCCGCTACGTCGTCGAGGGCTTCAACCCCGCAGTGGTCTTCTACGGCGCTGGCTCTGCGGGTCTGGCTGGCGGCGTCGCAGGTGCAATCACCTCGATCGCTCGCGGACTTCGCGGGAAAGAGGGCTTTACCGGCCTGCTCGCATCGTTCGTCGCCCTTCTGCTCGGCGTCGTCTCACTCGGTGTCGCCATCGCGATGGACGCCGCGGAGAACGAGAATCTCGAGACGACCAGTTACGAGACAACGGCCGAAACGGCAAACGGGGCAACCGCTTCGAGTGCGCCGGCTGATTCAAATGCGGCGACGGCCGTCGGACAGGACTCGAGTCAGGAGCCATCGCACGTGGTCTCGCATCCGGAGACTGGGAACGGAACCAGCACAAACACGGATCCTGACGCTGGCACGAATCCAAGCGCGACCTAATCAATTCTCGACTCGGATGCTGCGGGTGGTCTTTGCAGGGGTGTATCCGCGTGAGCTGATGCACCTCGCCAGCGCCGTCCGTTCGCGACTCGAAACAGTTCGACAGCGCTCGAGCAACGAGACAGTCAATCAGTGATTACAGTGCTTGCTGTCGACCGGATCGAACCGTCTCGTCGGCCAATATCTCGAGCCGGAAGACGAACGCGAGCCGTGTTCGCCGACGCTACCGTCGGTTTCGACTCGTTACAACGTTCTCTCGTAGAAGACAATACAGCGCAAAGATGCGCTCTCGAGATCGTTTCCAGACGTTTCAGAAAAAGTGAGGGATAACAAAGCCATGTGTACGCTTTTGTTGGGGCAACCGAGATGCACGTCCTCACGCTGACAACGAACGCCGATGCGCCGTTCATGAACGAGCAGATGCGCGCGCTCGAGCGACGGGGTGTCTCGTTTTCCATGCTCCCGGTTTCGGGCAAGGGGGACGGGGGAAACTCGCGCAGTCCGGTTGATTATCTGCGATACGTCCCGGAGGTCATCGCCGAAGCCGGGAACGACTACGACCTGATTCATGCCCACTACGGACTAATCGCACCGATGGCACTCGCACAGCTTCGCAAGCCGGTCGTGCTCTCGTTGTGGGGCTCAGACCTCTACGGGCCAGTCGGTCCCGTGAGCCGCGCCTGTGCGCCGCTGTGTGACGAACTCGTCGTCATGTCCGAAGAGATGCAATCGACGCTCGGTCGCCCGTGTGAGGTGATCCCCGACGGCGTCGACTTGGAAAAATTCCAGCCCAAACCACAGGCCGAGGCGCGCCGCGCGGTCGACTGGGACGAAGACGACTACCAGATTCTCTTTCCGTATCTCCCCGACCGCGACGTGAAAAACTACCCGCGCGCGCGCCGGATCGTCAACGCCGTCAACGGCCGCCTCGAGCGCCCAGTTCGATTACAGACCGTCTATGGCGTCGACCACGACACCGTTCCCGACTATATGAACGCCGCCGACGCTCTGCTTTTGACCTCTCGCAGCGAGGGCTCACCGAACTCCGTCAAAGAAGCGCTGGCCTGTAATACACCAGTTGTCTCCGTCGACGTCGGCGATGTCTCCGAGCGGCTCGCAGGCGTCACCCCCTCGCTCGCCTCCGACGACGATAGCGAACTGATCGACGAACTCGTGTCCATCCTCGAGTCGGATGTCGAACCGAACGGCCGCGAGGCGGCCCGCGAGGTCAGCGTCGAACGAACAGCCGACCAGATGATCGACGTGTACGAACGCGTTTCTGGCACACGCGTCTCGGAATCGTCACCGGATGCTGTTGCTCGAGCAGCGGAACCGCTCGAGTGAGTAGTGCTACGTTTTCGGTACCAACTCTTTATCGGGTCGAACGGACAGACCACGAAACAACCGAACAGACGACGAAAAACGGTGTGTCAGCGCAAATTCGACCGCGCAACCAGCTACTGGAACTCCTCGCGGTACCAGGTGACCGTCTCGGGTAAGTGCTCCTCGAGCGGTGCGTACTCGTAGCCCAGTTCGGTCTTGGCCTTCTCGGAGGTGTAGAACAGCCGTTCGGTCGCGAGTTTGGCCATCCGGCGGTTGAACGGGAACACCTGGTGGTCCGTCACGGTGCCGACGGCTTCGGCGACCGGCCCAGCGGCATGAATCGCCTGCGCGGGAACGGGAATCCGGGCTGGGACGCCGCCAAGGTGGTCGGAGATCCGCGAAACAGCGCGGTCGTAGGTCAGGTTCTCGCCGCCGAGGATGTAGTGCTCGCCGGAGCCGCCTTTTTCGTAGGCCGCGATGATGCCGTCGATCACGTCCGAGACACCGACGATACTCAGCCCACCGGGGAGGTAGGCTGGCATCGTCGGCTCAAGGCCCATCGAGAGCAGTTGTGGGGTGAACGACTCGTCGCCGGGGCCAAACACCGACGTTGGATGGACGGTAACGGCATCGCCGCCGGTGCTGGCGTAGCGGTCGACCAACTGCTCGGCTTCGGCTTTCGAGGATTGATACGCACCGATTGGTTCGGCAACGTCGGTCTCGTCCGCGAACGGCGAGGTTTCGTTCGGCTGGCGCGTCCCAGCCGTGCTCGTAAAGACCAGTCGGCCAACGTTATCGCTGGTCCGACACGCTGAGAGCACGGTCGCTGTCCCGTCGCGATTGACCTGCTTGACCGTTTTCGGGCTGGCGCTCCAGAGGCCAACCCCTGCGAGATGAAAGACGGCGTCCGTGTCAGTCACCATCGACGCTAAGACCTCGCTGTCGAACACGTCGCCGGTGTACCACTCGAGATCGGCATCCTCAAAATCTGGACCCTCGAGATCACCCCGATCCGACGTGGGTCGAGAGAGTGCGCGGACGGTCCAACCATCCTCGAGGAGGCGCTTACAGAGATGCGAGCCGAGAAAGCCCGTTGCTCCTGTTACGGCTGCGATTTTGGGTTCTCCTGTCATAGTTAGTGTTCGAGTTGTGGTGGAACGGCATCGCCGCTGACGCCGGCATACAGGCGATAGGCTGCTGTGACCGCGGGATGCATGTCGCCTGTCGGTGGCAACTCACCGCCCTCGAGCCGTGTGCGGATCGCGTCGAGATTGACGTCGTCGCCGGGACCAACGTGCTCGAGAGAGAGCGAGAGCGCTTTGTCGTTGTCAGTCATGCCGACGGCCGTGCTGAGCACGTCGTCGTCGGTGATCGAGCGCCCGAGCAGCGAGGTTCCGAGCGCGTCGACTGCCGGAGTTGCGCCTGCAAAGAGTGCGTCAGCAGCGTACGGATCACTGCCGTAGGCGACCGTTGCGTCCAGAATCGAGACGGGTGGGTCGATAGCGCGCGTTGCAGCGACCGCCGCGAGTGCATCATCGCCGCTCGAGTCGACGAACTCCGCGAGTGTTCTCACCCCGCCTGCAATCGGCCCCGCTTCCGTTGGACGCAGCGTCGGGACCGTAATGACCGCACTCTCGAGCAGTCGGTCCGGAACTGAGACGGTGGTCGACCAGCCGTCGACCTCGCGTTGGGCCTCCGTTCGCTGTTCGTCGGCGAGATCGACAGTCGTTGCGTCGAAGCGCTCGAGCAGGCGTGGATAGCCGAGATACTCAGCCGTCCGGTCGACGTCGATGATCTCGTCGGTCGCGCCCGCGACGGCGATATCGGCGTCGGTTCGGTCCTCGAACTGGCCAATGAGCGACCCGACCACGGCGGGATCACTCACCATCCCTGTCGACGGATGAAACGGATAGTGAATATCAGGGACGATCGTAATCTGATCCGGCTCCGATCGAGTGAGCGAACTGAGCGTGGCGTCGACCACGGCTCGAACAGGGGACTCGAGTCGGGCCAGTCGGGTGTCAATATCGGGTGTCCAGCCGCCGCGTCGGTCGTCGGCGTCCGTTGTGGCCCCGCGAACGGTGTGTTGCGCCATCAGGAGGATACCTCCGGTGGGGGCACTTCATCACGGTCGGTCTCGTCGGCCAGTTCGTAGGCTGTTTCCGCGAGCGCGAGCGTTCGTCGTCCACTTTCGCCGTCGACTGGCGGCGTCTCGTCGTTTCGAACGGCATCGATGAAGTCCTCGAGTGCCCTGTAGTGGGCCTGCAGGTAGAACGTCGGCCCAAAGACGGTTCGATCGCCCGCGACGCGGCTGGCAACGTTCTCGAGGGCGGATTTGGCCGCGCCCGCATAGAAGTTGTTTCGCAGGTGGTCCTGGTTGCTGATCGTGCCCGTGATCCCCTCGAGTCGCAGTCGAGTGTTCACCTCTGGGAGCTGTTCCCACTGGTAGGAGCCACAGTGAAGCGTGACCGTCGTCTCCGTCTCGGGCGCACGCATGAGAACTGTCGCAGCGTCTTCGACTGGCACATCGAGCGTCTCGCCCATCGCCGCGCTCTCGACCTTGAGGTCACCAAAGAGCCACTCGAGGACGTCGAAACAGTGGATTCCAAGTTCGAGCAATGAGCCGCCGCCGGCCGCGTCGGGATCGAGCGGCCACGATGGCGGCGGGTTCTCGATCGGTGGCCGACCGAGCGGGCCGTCGTTGAGCCGCGTGATCGAGGCGTACGGGACGTGACCAACGGACCCGTCTTCGTATGCCTCTTTCACGCCAAGCATATCCGGCTGGTAGCGAAGCGTGTGATCGACGCCGACGTGGATACCAGCGTCCGCAGCAACCTCGAGCATCTGGTCGGCCTCCTCGGTCGAGCGGGCGAACGGTTTCTCGACGAAGACGTCGACGCCGGCCTTTGCGGCCTCCTCGAGGGCATCAGCGTGCAAAAACGGTGGCAGTGCAATGACTGCGGCATCGAGGTCTTCGGAGTGAAGTAACGTCGTATAGTCATCGTACGTGTGGGAAACGCCGGCCGCGTCGGCGCGTTCGCGGTTTTCCGGGATCGCATCTGCGGCGGCGACAACGTCGACGCCCGGCATTGCACACGCCGATTTCAGATGAACGAGACCGATATTGCCGACGCCGAGAACGCCAACAGAGAGCGCGCTCGAGTCGGTCCACCGGCTGAGAAGTCGTGTTGGTGGCATCTGTCCATACAGGCGTTTTTCGCAGGTTTTGTTATCACCGTCGTACAGTGAACCCCCTGTTTGTAGTCGCTGATTCCTCAGTATGGATATCCTGTCTGTTCGGGTATCGAATACGAAATCGCCCTGCAGTCGGGTGGTTTTCGGTGTGTCGAAGCTACCACAACACAAACGAGGCCGGAGAAATCGTCGCTAATCGTCGCTTGCGGACCGTCCATCGACGGCAACCGTTTGGCCGTTGGCGTTGGCCGTTGTCGTAACTCGGTGAGCGACCTGAGCCATCGTTTCGACAGTGAGGGTGGTTTCGGCACGCTGGTGGGCGAGGTACGACAGGATCGCACGCATTCGTCGGTCATCGCGTTTGTGGGTGAGGTTATTGGGGTGCAACCACATGTGGAAGATTCCATCTGATCGAACCGCTTCGTCGATTCCGCGCCGGGCCTGTGCAACCATTGGGTCGGTCCAGACCGACTCGACGACGGTTCGTGCTGGTCCTTCGAACCCAAACAGAAACATGGACGCCGGGACGTTCACGAGTCCGAACTCGTCCACGGATGGCTCGACAAGCAGCGACTGGTCTCGGACTCGTGTGTCGACAATCCCGCGCAATCCGTCTTCGGTTGGCGATTTTCCACGGTACGCAGCAAGGCCATAGTCGGCCAGTACGTCCCGGTGTCCAACATCATTTCGCGGGTAGATGAACGACTCGAGTGACTGGCCCCACTCGTCGGCGATTGCCGTTGCCTGCTCGAGTTCGGCTGTCGCGAGAGCATGATCCGTCTCGGCGTCACCGAACAGAACGTGCGAAAACGAGTGGCTCGCAAACTCGTGGTCGACGGACGATGCGAGCAGTGCGTCGACGAGGTCTGGGGCGAATCGCAGCTCCTCGCGGTCGGCCCACGCTCCTCGTTCTCGCTCGAACCAGCCTGGTGGGGCCGGATGCTCCTCGTGACGCCCATCACAAGACTCGAGCATCAGATGGCCAACGACAGCCCAGGTCGCCGGGATCTCGTAGGTTTCGCACAGCTCGAGCATCGTCGACCAGCCGCGGCGGCCAGCCTCGACGCGGTTGGATGGCGGGGACTCGAGGTCGTGAAATCCCCAGCCGAGTTCGGCATCTAGCGAGAGCACGACACTACCCACGGCAGCCACCACGCGTTATCGACATACACGGGATGGACTCTGGCACCGGCTTTTGTTATTGAGCCCCTTGCACGTGCGGGTACTCGCTTTGCAGGGCTTACACGCGTGTCTCTCTGGTTCTGCGGTTGGTGTCTGGCTCGAGTGTGTAAAAGAGATTGACGGCTCGAGCATTGTTCGTGTCCGAGTAGTGGCCTGTTGAATCGTTCTCGACAGCGAACAGATGGATAATTCAGACACTCTCGCTCGCTAACGGTAACCAGATCGAACAGGGAGAAAGGACGTTGTTCGTCGCGGTAATGCAACCGAACGTGACAGGTTAGGACGGCAACCACTGTGAACACTCCCTATAACAAAGCGGTCATCCGGTCACCTGCAGGATAGCAGCCCCTTTAGACTCATGAGCGGATCTACCACACCGTCCGAACGAGCGTTCGTTCTTGGACTCGACGGCGTACCATGGCGACTGATCGAACAATGGAGTGACAACGGAGAACTCCCGAATTTCGCTCGACTGCGCGAGGAAGGCGCGTCGGGACCACTCGAGAGCACCACTCCGGCGACGACGCCGCTTGCGTGGCCCTCAATTGCAACCGGCGTCTGGCCGGACAAACACGGTCTCTACGGCTTCCAGAACCTCTCGAGTGAGTACACCCACGAGATGTACACGAGCCACGATATGCAACAACCCGCGCTGTGGGAGCAACTCGGCCCCGCACACGTCGGCAACGTCCCGATGACGTTCCCGGCGCGTGAAATCGACGGGACGATGGTCACGGGAATGATGACGCCCTCGACCGACCAG
The Natronolimnobius sp. AArcel1 genome window above contains:
- a CDS encoding Gfo/Idh/MocA family protein, producing the protein MPPTRLLSRWTDSSALSVGVLGVGNIGLVHLKSACAMPGVDVVAAADAIPENRERADAAGVSHTYDDYTTLLHSEDLDAAVIALPPFLHADALEEAAKAGVDVFVEKPFARSTEEADQMLEVAADAGIHVGVDHTLRYQPDMLGVKEAYEDGSVGHVPYASITRLNDGPLGRPPIENPPPSWPLDPDAAGGGSLLELGIHCFDVLEWLFGDLKVESAAMGETLDVPVEDAATVLMRAPETETTVTLHCGSYQWEQLPEVNTRLRLEGITGTISNQDHLRNNFYAGAAKSALENVASRVAGDRTVFGPTFYLQAHYRALEDFIDAVRNDETPPVDGESGRRTLALAETAYELADETDRDEVPPPEVSS
- a CDS encoding NAD-dependent epimerase/dehydratase family protein, which gives rise to MTGEPKIAAVTGATGFLGSHLCKRLLEDGWTVRALSRPTSDRGDLEGPDFEDADLEWYTGDVFDSEVLASMVTDTDAVFHLAGVGLWSASPKTVKQVNRDGTATVLSACRTSDNVGRLVFTSTAGTRQPNETSPFADETDVAEPIGAYQSSKAEAEQLVDRYASTGGDAVTVHPTSVFGPGDESFTPQLLSMGLEPTMPAYLPGGLSIVGVSDVIDGIIAAYEKGGSGEHYILGGENLTYDRAVSRISDHLGGVPARIPVPAQAIHAAGPVAEAVGTVTDHQVFPFNRRMAKLATERLFYTSEKAKTELGYEYAPLEEHLPETVTWYREEFQ
- a CDS encoding polysaccharide deacetylase family protein, with the protein product MGSVVLSLDAELGWGFHDLESPPSNRVEAGRRGWSTMLELCETYEIPATWAVVGHLMLESCDGRHEEHPAPPGWFERERGAWADREELRFAPDLVDALLASSVDHEFASHSFSHVLFGDAETDHALATAELEQATAIADEWGQSLESFIYPRNDVGHRDVLADYGLAAYRGKSPTEDGLRGIVDTRVRDQSLLVEPSVDEFGLVNVPASMFLFGFEGPARTVVESVWTDPMVAQARRGIDEAVRSDGIFHMWLHPNNLTHKRDDRRMRAILSYLAHQRAETTLTVETMAQVAHRVTTTANANGQTVAVDGRSASDD
- a CDS encoding DUF362 domain-containing protein produces the protein MAQHTVRGATTDADDRRGGWTPDIDTRLARLESPVRAVVDATLSSLTRSEPDQITIVPDIHYPFHPSTGMVSDPAVVGSLIGQFEDRTDADIAVAGATDEIIDVDRTAEYLGYPRLLERFDATTVDLADEQRTEAQREVDGWSTTVSVPDRLLESAVITVPTLRPTEAGPIAGGVRTLAEFVDSSGDDALAAVAATRAIDPPVSILDATVAYGSDPYAADALFAGATPAVDALGTSLLGRSITDDDVLSTAVGMTDNDKALSLSLEHVGPGDDVNLDAIRTRLEGGELPPTGDMHPAVTAAYRLYAGVSGDAVPPQLEH